Genomic DNA from Niabella ginsenosidivorans:
GTCAGCCATGCAATGAAAGAAGCAAAGCGGCTGGATCTGAAGCTGGCCATGCATTTCAGCGATGGCTTTGCATTGGGTGGCGGCCCCTGGATCAGGCCGGAACAATCCATGCAAAAACTAACCTGGAGCAAAACCTGTTTAAAAGCAGGATCAAAAGCACCGGTAACTATAAGCCGGCCGGAATCAAATGAAGGCTACTACAGGGATGTGGCCGTGTTTGCCTATCCTGCAAAAAGCAGGATTGCTTTTGAAAATAAAATGATCAGACCCACCGTAACAACCAGCACCGGCGTTGCGGCAGATTTCCTTGCCTTGCCGGGCCCCGGTAATAAGCAAAGCTTTAAGACGGATACTGCCGCGTGGATCCGGTATCAATATCCCGAACCGTTTACGGTAAGATCAGTTCGTATTCATATGGGCAATAATTACCAGGCCCTGCGGCTGATAATGGAAGACAGTGATGACGGGGTGCATTTTAAAAGGATTACCCGGCTGCAACCGCCCCGTCAGGGCTGGCAGGATACGGATGAGGATTATACGTTTTCTGTACCAGCTAATACTGCAAAATTTTTCCGTTTTGTTTATGATAAAGCCGGATCTGAACCGGGAGCAGAAGACCTGGATGCGGCAAAATGGAAACCCTCATTAAAAGTGATGGGTATTTACTTAAGCGATGAGCCGGTGATCAACCAGTATGAAGCAAAAAACGGGAGTGTATGGCGGGTGGCTGCAAATACAGACACAACGCAGGTTCCGGACCGGGATGCAGTGCCGTTTAGAGAAGTGGTTGATCTGACAGGCAAAATGGATCGTAATGGAACGTTGCACTGGGCACCGCCTGCAGGCAATTGGGTAGTGGTACGCATCGGGCATACGAGCACCGGTCATGTAAATGCCACCGGTGGGGCCGGGAAAGGACTGGAATGTGATAAGTTTGACCCGGAGTCAATAAAGCTGCAGTTTGATAACTGGTTTGCAAAGGCCTTTGAAAAAACGGACCCGGGTATTGCAAAAAAGGTGCTGAAGATTTTTCATGTGGATAGCTGGGAATGTGGCAGTCAGAACTGGAGCACCGGTTTCCTTTCTGAATTCCGGCAACGGCGCGGGTATGACTTAAGACCGTATTTGCTGGTAATGACCGGTGTGCCGCTGGAAAGTGCGGCAGCTTCAGAAAAGATCCTGCACGATGTACGCACTACCATTGCCGAGCTGATCCATGACGTTTTTTATACAACGCTGAAGAAGCTGGCGCATCAGAAAGGCGTGGTCTTCAGCGCAGAAAGCGTGGCGCCGACTATGGTGAGCGATGGTTTGCTGCATTATCAGTCGGTGGATATTCCCATGGGGGAGTTCTGGCTGAACAGCCCCACGCACGACAAACCCAATGACATGCTGGATGCCATCAGCGGCGCACATATCTATGGTAAGAATATCGTGCAGGCAGAAGCCTTTACCACCCTGCGCATGGATTGGAGCGAACAGCCGGGGAATCTTAAGGTGCTGGGTGATCGCAATTTTGCAATGGGCATTAATAAAATGGTGTTACATGTATTTGCCCACAACCCGTTTGTCAACAAAAGACCGGGTGTAACGCTGGATGGCATCGGCCTGTATTTTCAACGGGATCAGACCTGGGTCAGACCCGGTAAAGCCTGGATCGGTTACCTGGCAAGGACTTCAGCCCTGCTGCAACTGGGAAAACCGGTTACAGATATTGCGGTATTCACGGGGGAAGAAATGCCCCGGCGTTCTGTGCTGCCGGAACGGCTGGTAAATGTGCTGCCGGGTGTTTTGGGCGCGGATGCAGTGGCCTGTGAAAAAAAACGGATGGAGAATGCAGGGCAACCTATGACCACTCAGCCATCGGGAGTGTTGCATGCAGCAAATATTGCCGATCCCGGTAATTATATAAATGCTCTGCATGGCTATAAATACGATTGTTTTAACCCGGATGTCTTATTAAAGATGCGTGTGGAGAATGGCAGGGTGGTAACTCCAGGCGGCGCTTCCTATGCCGTGCTGGTGATCCCTGGCAGGCAGCCTATGAACCCTAACAGCCATCTGCTGTCTGTTGCTGTGGCCGGAAAAATACGGCAATTGGTGAATGAGGGCGCTACGGTGATTATGGACAAAGGATTCGATGCTCCCGTTGGGTTTAAAGAAAATGCGGCGGAATTAAAAGCCATATTGAAGCCGTTGTATGACGCAAAAAATACAAAAAGGAAACTGATCGCTGCGCCTTATCAGCAACCGGATCTGAGAGCGCTGGGGCTGGAAAAAGATGTAGACGTATTAAAAGGCGGGGATACAATTGCATGGACGCATCGCAGCCTGGCAGACGGGGAGCTTTATTTTATTTCCAATCCCTTTGAAAGAATGCGTACGCTTGAATTGGCGTTCCGGGTAAAAAACCTGGAACCGCAATTATTGGATGCGGTATCCGGTACTGTAACAAAGCCTGCTGATTGGCGAAGGGAGGGCGCGCGTACTATTGTTACCATAACTTTAGCGCCCAACGCTGCTGTGTTTGTGCATTTTAAGGAGCCGGCAGTGCAGAGATTGGCATCTTTCAAACAAAGCTCAACAGCTGAAAAACAACTGGCGGTTATTCCCGGCAAATGGAAGGTTCAGTTTGATCCTGCCTTTGGCGGACCTGAAGATACGGTAACAATGGATACACTGCAGCTTTGGAACGCCTTTGAGCAACCGGGAATAAAATATTATTCCGGTACAGCTGTGTATAAGAACCGGTTTGAATTGAAAGCCTTCAATACCGGCCCTGTCTGGCTGCAGCTGGACAGCCTGTATAACCTGGCTGCAGTAAAGATAAACGGCA
This window encodes:
- a CDS encoding glycosyl hydrolase, which encodes MCFRSVILLTGLCGVLLQASAQRNRALSPESVLANPPEQARPWVFWYWMHAAVSKEGITADLEAMHAAGIGGAYLMPIGDTSVKVPYDHPVRQLTPEWWGMVSHAMKEAKRLDLKLAMHFSDGFALGGGPWIRPEQSMQKLTWSKTCLKAGSKAPVTISRPESNEGYYRDVAVFAYPAKSRIAFENKMIRPTVTTSTGVAADFLALPGPGNKQSFKTDTAAWIRYQYPEPFTVRSVRIHMGNNYQALRLIMEDSDDGVHFKRITRLQPPRQGWQDTDEDYTFSVPANTAKFFRFVYDKAGSEPGAEDLDAAKWKPSLKVMGIYLSDEPVINQYEAKNGSVWRVAANTDTTQVPDRDAVPFREVVDLTGKMDRNGTLHWAPPAGNWVVVRIGHTSTGHVNATGGAGKGLECDKFDPESIKLQFDNWFAKAFEKTDPGIAKKVLKIFHVDSWECGSQNWSTGFLSEFRQRRGYDLRPYLLVMTGVPLESAAASEKILHDVRTTIAELIHDVFYTTLKKLAHQKGVVFSAESVAPTMVSDGLLHYQSVDIPMGEFWLNSPTHDKPNDMLDAISGAHIYGKNIVQAEAFTTLRMDWSEQPGNLKVLGDRNFAMGINKMVLHVFAHNPFVNKRPGVTLDGIGLYFQRDQTWVRPGKAWIGYLARTSALLQLGKPVTDIAVFTGEEMPRRSVLPERLVNVLPGVLGADAVACEKKRMENAGQPMTTQPSGVLHAANIADPGNYINALHGYKYDCFNPDVLLKMRVENGRVVTPGGASYAVLVIPGRQPMNPNSHLLSVAVAGKIRQLVNEGATVIMDKGFDAPVGFKENAAELKAILKPLYDAKNTKRKLIAAPYQQPDLRALGLEKDVDVLKGGDTIAWTHRSLADGELYFISNPFERMRTLELAFRVKNLEPQLLDAVSGTVTKPADWRREGARTIVTITLAPNAAVFVHFKEPAVQRLASFKQSSTAEKQLAVIPGKWKVQFDPAFGGPEDTVTMDTLQLWNAFEQPGIKYYSGTAVYKNRFELKAFNTGPVWLQLDSLYNLAAVKINGIDCGTVWTYPLRTDISKAVKKGVNTIEIAVTNTWANRLAGDQQLPVEKRITWTTAPVRMQGRPLLKAGLQGVVRILQ